A stretch of DNA from Synechococcus sp. JA-3-3Ab:
GTAATCGATTCTTCGTTCACGGCCACCCAGGTGTTGTCCTGCTGCTGCTTGGCTAGCAATTGCAGCGACGATTTGGCAAACCCAATCGGCTTGGATAGCTCTGCCAGGTACAGCACGCCCGAACTCCTTCAAAACAGCATGGACAGCAATATCCCAAACTCTGCCTCAGCCGAGCCTTTGCCCACAGTTGGGCAAGATGGGGAGACGAAACGGCTGCCGGAGCAAGGCACCCCGGGGCGCGAAAACCTGCGTCAAGCCTCTCGCTTGACCCGGGTTGACTTGGATCTGTCTCGAGCCATCTCGTCTTGAGCAGCACCTTTGTCTTGCCTCAAGCAGCGCCTCCGCCGGCTCTCTGCTTAACTGGCAGTCTAACCGGCATCGGCTGCTGCTCAGCCCTAAACTCAACCATAGAGTAAAAAAAACACCTTTGCCAGAGGCGGTTTGGGGATATTCGGAGTAGCTATTCAAACCGACAGCAGCACACTAGAGTAGTTTAGGGTGAGGTGTAGAGTTCTGTTCAGGGGTGGTATGGAGCTGGAAGGTGAGCTGCTTGCCGTTCGTCGGCGTTCTCCTGCCCCGCCGGTGGTGGTGGCCTCGCAGGTGTACCGGACAAAGGCTCCAGAGGCCGAGCCACGCCACATTTTGGAGGAGATCGTCTGGCACAAAGAGCAGGAGGTGGAGCGCCAACGGGAACAGCTTCCTCTGAAGCAATTGCAGCAGCAACTGGAGCAAGCGCCACCGGTGCGGGATTTTGTGGCGGCCCTCACCCAATCCCCTCACCCCGTTTCCCTTATCGCTGAGGTGAAAAAAGCTTCCCCCAGCCGTGGGGTTCTCCGCGATCCCTTTGATCCGGTGGCCATTGCCCAAAGCTACGAGGCGGCGGGAGCCAGTTGCCTGTCGGTGCTCACGGATGAGCGGTTTTTTCAGGGCAGCGGCGAGTACTTGCGCCAGATCCGCCAGGCGGTAGGGATCCCCATCTTGTGCAAGGAGTTCATCCTCTACCCTTACCAAATCCTCTGGGCCCGCACTCTGGGAGCGGATGCGGTGCTGTTGATTGCCGCCATTCTCTCGGATGCGGACTTGGGCTATTTTCTCAAGCTCATTCAGCAACTGGGCATGGCGGCTCTGTTGGAGGTGCACACTTGCCAAGAGTTGCAGCGGGTTTTGGCCTTGCC
This window harbors:
- the trpC gene encoding indole-3-glycerol phosphate synthase TrpC — encoded protein: MELEGELLAVRRRSPAPPVVVASQVYRTKAPEAEPRHILEEIVWHKEQEVERQREQLPLKQLQQQLEQAPPVRDFVAALTQSPHPVSLIAEVKKASPSRGVLRDPFDPVAIAQSYEAAGASCLSVLTDERFFQGSGEYLRQIRQAVGIPILCKEFILYPYQILWARTLGADAVLLIAAILSDADLGYFLKLIQQLGMAALLEVHTCQELQRVLALPHLQQAKGRVLIGINNRDLKTFAVDLNTTRDLLVAHRERLGDLPVVSESGIHTPADLQQLRSWGVRAVLVGEALVTQPDPGQAVRSLLSSQ